The Parabacteroides timonensis sequence TGAGCCAACGGAGCATACAGATACGATGCTTCGGTAGCCAACCGCAAACGGTCGTCTTCCTTTAGCTGTTTACCCAGGCGCATCAGGCAAAGACGATCGGCAATCATGATCAGTATCACCCGTACATCTTCCGCAAAGGAAAAGAGCAGGTGATGGAAGTTCTCGGAATTGACAGCCGTATTGCGTGCATACAGATCGGATGTTTTCAATAGCCGGCGGATAATCAGTGTCACATCTTCATCGAATGTTTTTTCTACTTCTTCCAGCGTCACTACTTTTTTCAGCACAGGGCGGTAGAGTAGGAGTGCGATCACAGAAGTTCGTTTCAGGCCGATTTCCGTTGTTGCGATCAGGGCGGTATTTATATTGCGGATCAGACCGTTGATGCCGTTCTTGTCCCTTCCGTAACAGTCGAGGGCGACAACACGCTGCATCAATTCTTTCATTTTTCGTATATCCTCTTTCTGTAAAAAGGAATAAAGGCTACGTACCAATTGTCTGTATTTCGAGAAGAAATCTTTTCTCTCCTCCTCAGTAAAGAACGGTTGTATATCCATAGTTGCGTCTCTTTTTTTACTGCCCATTTGAGGACAGGCCGTAAAACATACTGTAAAAGTATCTTTTTTCTCCGAATATCAACTATAATCTAAGGGTATTTTTATACATTTGCGAGAAGGATAGGCCCGGAAGGGGCCGAAATGGATAAGAATACTAATTTAAAAAGATATGCTATGTTAAACGCAAACGATTTAAAACAGCTGGCGGATAAAGGGATCAGCGAACAGCAGATTGAAGAACAGTTAGCTTGTTTCGTAAAAGGCTTTCCTTACCTTGAGATTGCCGCTTCGGCTTCGGTAGAAAAAGGAATAATGGTTGTTTCGCAGGAAGCTCAGGCCACCTATATGGAGGCCTGGGATGCTTACCTGGCTAAAAATAAAAGAATCCTTAAGTTCGTTCCGGCGTCGGGTGCAGCCAGCCGTATGTTTAAGAACCTCTACGAATTCCTGTCTGCCGACTATGACGTGCCGACGACTGACTTTGAAAAGAAGTTCTTCAACGAGATCAACCGTTTTGCTTTTTATAATGAATTGAATGCCGCTTGTGTGAAAAATGACGGAAAAGACATTCCGGCACTTGTTGCATCAGGCAACTACAAAGCGGTCGTATCGAATCTGCTGGATAGCAAGGGACTGAACTACGGACAGTTACCCAAAGGCTTGCTTCTGTTCCATAAGACTGCCGATAAGGTACGCACTTCTATGGAAGAACATCTGGCCGAAGGTGCCATGTATGCAAAGAACAATGCCGGCGAAGTAAATATCCATTTCACCGTTTCTCCCGAACATAAAGCCTTGTTTGAAAAACTGGTGAATGAAAAGAAGCACGAGTACGAAGAAAAGTTCTCCGTAGCCTATGATATTTCTTTCAGTGTGCAGAAACCGAGCACTGACACGATAGCTGCGGATATGGAGAACAACCCTTTCCGCGACAAGAACGACAAACTGTTGTTCCGCCCCGGCGGTCATGGTGCACTGATCGAAAACCTGAACGATATAGATGCTGATGTCGTATTCGTAAAGAACATCGACAATGTGGTTCCCGACAGTTTCAAATGTTCGACCGTAATCTTCAAGAAAGTGATTGCCGGTGTACTGGTAACATTGCAGGAACGTATCTTCAATTATCTCGATCTGATCGAGACAGGTAAGTACACCCACGACCAGGTGGAAGAAATGATCCATTTCCTTCAGTACGATCTCTGTGTGAAGAACCCGGAAATGAAATTGCTGGAGGATGCCGAACTGATCCTTTATATTAAAGGTAAGTTATTGCGTCCGCTGCGTGTTTGCGGTATGGTGAAGAATGTAGGTGAACCGGGTGGTGGTCCGTTCCTGGCAGTTAACCCGGACGGGACTATTTCGTTGCAGATACTGGAAAGTTCGCAGATCGATTTGAAAGATCCGGCTAAGAAAGTTATGTTTGAACAAGGTACCCATTTCAACCCGGTTGACCTGGTATGTGCCTTGAAGAACCATAAAGGAGAAAAATATAATTTACCGGAATATGTTGACAAGAATACCGGCTTTATCTCTTACAAGAGCAAGGATGGCCGCGATTTGAAAGCATTGGAATTGCCCGGTTTGTGGAATGGCGCTATGAGCGACTGGAACACAGTCTTTGTAGAAGTTCCTATCGAAACATTCAACCCGGTAAAAACAGTGAACGACTTATTACGTCCCGAACATCAGTGATTGGGTCGATGCCATAATAAGAATAAGGTTTAATAGAAGAAAGGCGGACTCGTGAGGGCCCGCCTTTTATTCTTATATTTTCGGAAGTTCCCACGGAGCGCGATATTCCTTACACAGGTATTTATCTGCTTCGGCATCATGGAAACTGGTGCCGTCCCACGATAGTTTCTTTCCAGTGCGATAGGCGATATTTCCCAGTTGCGAGAATTTGGCGATATGGGCACCGATCTCAATACTTGCATTACAGTTGCGGTTGCGTGACTTGATACATTCCAGATGATTTTTGACATGCAGGTTCAGACCACCTTCACCATAGGCCTTCTTCAGGGCTACGGCCTCCATTCGGGCTTTACCGCTTACTTTTTCGGGAATCACTTCCCAGCCGCCACGGTCGATTACTAATGTACCGTTTTCACCCACGAAACCGAGTCCGTGGTTACGTCCGTAAGCGCCGTCGTCTATTCCGATGGCATGATCCCACATAACGGTGAAATCATCGAAAGTATAAATCGTTTGGAGCAGGT is a genomic window containing:
- a CDS encoding DUF4301 family protein, with product MLNANDLKQLADKGISEQQIEEQLACFVKGFPYLEIAASASVEKGIMVVSQEAQATYMEAWDAYLAKNKRILKFVPASGAASRMFKNLYEFLSADYDVPTTDFEKKFFNEINRFAFYNELNAACVKNDGKDIPALVASGNYKAVVSNLLDSKGLNYGQLPKGLLLFHKTADKVRTSMEEHLAEGAMYAKNNAGEVNIHFTVSPEHKALFEKLVNEKKHEYEEKFSVAYDISFSVQKPSTDTIAADMENNPFRDKNDKLLFRPGGHGALIENLNDIDADVVFVKNIDNVVPDSFKCSTVIFKKVIAGVLVTLQERIFNYLDLIETGKYTHDQVEEMIHFLQYDLCVKNPEMKLLEDAELILYIKGKLLRPLRVCGMVKNVGEPGGGPFLAVNPDGTISLQILESSQIDLKDPAKKVMFEQGTHFNPVDLVCALKNHKGEKYNLPEYVDKNTGFISYKSKDGRDLKALELPGLWNGAMSDWNTVFVEVPIETFNPVKTVNDLLRPEHQ